A single Bacillus sp. HMF5848 DNA region contains:
- a CDS encoding Mrp/NBP35 family ATP-binding protein: protein MLSGTVIAITSGKGGVGKSTVSTNLAISLAKLGKAVALIDLDIYGFSIPKIMKIDGKPKTFNGKIIPIESHGVKVMSMGFLINNNDPVVWRGPMLGKMVEHFSKDVLWGELDYVILDMPPGTGDVALDMHHFIPQSKEIIVTTPHQTATHVAERAGTMAIKAKHDVIGVVENMSYFQPPNSDEKFHIFGSRGGELLAETLHTTLLAQLPIEPPRADEEELSIYEEGTVLFEHYQSLAEKIDGIIKEPK, encoded by the coding sequence ATGTTATCTGGAACTGTCATAGCCATTACGAGCGGAAAAGGTGGGGTTGGGAAGTCAACAGTATCAACGAATCTAGCTATATCACTAGCTAAGCTTGGGAAGGCTGTTGCCTTAATTGATTTAGACATATATGGGTTTAGTATCCCTAAAATCATGAAAATTGACGGAAAACCGAAAACATTTAATGGAAAAATCATTCCGATAGAATCACATGGAGTAAAAGTAATGTCAATGGGCTTTTTGATTAATAACAATGATCCTGTTGTATGGCGTGGTCCTATGCTTGGAAAAATGGTGGAACATTTCTCTAAGGATGTTCTATGGGGAGAATTGGACTATGTCATTCTTGATATGCCGCCTGGTACAGGTGATGTAGCGTTAGATATGCATCACTTTATTCCACAGAGTAAAGAAATTATTGTCACAACACCGCATCAAACTGCCACTCATGTCGCAGAACGTGCTGGTACGATGGCGATTAAAGCAAAACATGATGTCATTGGTGTTGTGGAAAATATGTCATATTTTCAACCACCTAATAGTGATGAAAAATTCCACATCTTTGGATCACGTGGTGGAGAGCTTTTAGCTGAAACATTACATACTACATTGCTCGCTCAATTACCTATAGAACCACCTCGTGCTGATGAAGAAGAATTAAGTATCTATGAAGAAGGTACTGTGTTATTTGAGCATTATCAAAGTCTCGCCGAAAAAATTGATGGCATAATAAAAGAACCGAAATAG
- a CDS encoding MFS transporter produces MNKTFERSFYSKTSMYSFIVTIVLLFSVWIATDQFLHMDMALLGYLVSSLIFAIGLTIRMCAWVIRPATHQVIKRSFKNLKNKDRIKRNMTSIIKTGFENIFLQKFIFKRGIYRGIQHFMIAWGCIGSFAFTFSLTFGWLRFDLIDADTYQVVAFNIPTMTMYAHGLIAELMYNALNFFALMVLVGASMALARRVVNKDVRVTQRFEFDILPLLILLLVTVSGLVLTVSYAFLDGFMHHYLTLFHQVTVVIMLVFFPFGKLYHVPIRPLAAGVPMNYQEELEVDTRACKKCGDTYSSDDQITDVKEILAVQQFDLQLEDGTYLSDYCPACRRRIRVMKQMNLEPAAFGKVDPVQTNNGVHMSGFGKKRSDDYYNLPEHVKEQLNKYRASGGDE; encoded by the coding sequence ATGAACAAAACATTTGAGCGATCCTTTTATTCAAAAACAAGCATGTACTCATTTATCGTCACTATTGTTTTGTTGTTTTCAGTTTGGATAGCAACAGATCAATTTCTTCACATGGATATGGCATTGCTTGGATATTTAGTATCTTCATTAATTTTTGCCATAGGATTAACGATTCGCATGTGTGCATGGGTGATACGTCCAGCTACACATCAAGTCATTAAACGCAGTTTTAAAAACTTGAAAAATAAAGATAGAATCAAACGAAACATGACTTCCATTATTAAAACAGGCTTTGAGAATATTTTTCTACAAAAGTTTATTTTTAAACGTGGAATATATAGAGGCATTCAGCATTTCATGATTGCTTGGGGTTGCATAGGGTCCTTCGCCTTTACATTCAGCTTAACATTTGGTTGGTTACGTTTTGATTTAATCGATGCCGACACATATCAAGTGGTTGCTTTCAATATTCCAACGATGACGATGTACGCGCATGGATTAATTGCAGAGCTTATGTACAATGCCCTGAATTTCTTCGCTTTAATGGTGTTAGTCGGTGCCTCTATGGCACTTGCAAGACGTGTGGTCAACAAAGATGTACGCGTCACTCAACGCTTTGAATTTGATATTTTACCATTATTAATTTTGCTACTAGTTACAGTATCCGGATTAGTGTTAACTGTGTCATATGCGTTTTTAGATGGATTTATGCACCATTACTTAACACTGTTCCATCAAGTAACAGTCGTTATTATGCTCGTATTCTTCCCATTTGGCAAGCTTTACCACGTCCCTATTCGACCGCTAGCAGCAGGTGTACCTATGAATTACCAAGAAGAGCTTGAAGTGGATACAAGAGCATGTAAGAAGTGTGGTGACACATATAGCTCGGATGACCAGATTACAGATGTTAAAGAAATTTTAGCAGTTCAGCAATTCGACTTACAGTTGGAGGATGGCACATATCTTTCAGATTATTGCCCAGCATGTCGTCGCCGAATCCGTGTGATGAAGCAAATGAACTTGGAACCAGCGGCATTTGGGAAAGTCGATCCTGTTCAAACGAATAACGGAGTTCATATGTCAGGGTTTGGTAAAAAACGCTCTGATGATTATTACAATTTACCTGAACATGTAAAAGAGCAGTTAAATAAATATCGTGCAAGTGGAGGGGACGAATAA
- the fdhF gene encoding formate dehydrogenase subunit alpha translates to MSQFHVKEGVKNLLKPGESLVTTHCCYCGMQCGMHIRVEDKTGKVVGVEPRYDWPVTNGKMCPKGVTAYQTIDHPDRIKRPLIKKNGKFVEASWDEALDLIEKNFKRLQAEHGKDSLSVFGGVSMTNEKCYLVGKYARVGLGTRYIDYNGRFCMSSAAGGFLKTFGVDRGSTLPWPEIEHTDCLFIAGSNTAECHPTSIQWLWKAKDRGAKLIIVDPRETPTARVADVHLDLKPGTDSALANGIMHILIKEGYVDNEYVQARCNNFEDLKAAVEKWTPELTSEITGVSIEKIIKAAHIYGMAEKSIVMFARGVEQQSKGVDNVALYSSMALLRGQIGKFASGVATFTGQGNGQGGREHGQKSDLLPGYRKLTDPEAVEYISGVWGIDPNEMPQPGVSAYEMFDEIQKGNIRAMHVICSNPAVSAPNLEYIWAGFEKLDFLVVSDFFMSETAQFADVILPATSWAEDEGTTTNLEGRVIRIRKVKDPVGESKTDWEIMSLISERMGKGKHFSYKNALEIYEEFRVATKGGKADYYGITWDRIDKEDGVFWPCPSEDHPGTPTMFKEKFGTPDGKANLAVVDWKMPGEYATADYPHTLTTGRVVYHYLSGNQTRRVDFLMDQCPEPFAEMHPELASQYNLRDGDQVKLVTRRSDMTVPVKITKAIRKDTVFVPYHWGEQLAVNKLTNPCLDPVSRMPEFKVCAVKMEKA, encoded by the coding sequence ATGAGTCAATTTCATGTAAAAGAGGGAGTAAAGAACTTACTTAAACCAGGAGAATCGTTAGTTACAACACATTGCTGCTACTGTGGTATGCAATGTGGTATGCATATACGTGTTGAAGATAAAACAGGAAAAGTGGTTGGTGTAGAGCCACGCTACGATTGGCCTGTAACGAACGGAAAAATGTGTCCAAAAGGTGTGACAGCGTACCAAACAATCGATCACCCAGATCGTATTAAGCGCCCACTTATTAAAAAGAACGGAAAATTTGTGGAGGCATCTTGGGACGAGGCTCTTGATTTAATAGAAAAGAATTTTAAAAGATTACAAGCAGAACATGGAAAAGATTCGCTATCAGTGTTTGGTGGCGTATCCATGACAAACGAAAAGTGCTATTTAGTTGGTAAATACGCTCGTGTTGGTCTTGGTACTCGCTACATTGATTATAATGGTCGTTTCTGTATGAGTTCAGCAGCTGGTGGATTCCTAAAAACATTTGGAGTAGACCGCGGTTCAACGTTACCATGGCCTGAAATCGAACACACAGATTGCTTATTTATTGCAGGATCGAATACAGCGGAATGTCATCCAACAAGTATTCAATGGCTATGGAAAGCAAAAGACAGAGGGGCAAAATTAATAATCGTGGATCCTCGTGAGACACCTACAGCTCGCGTAGCTGATGTTCACTTAGATCTTAAACCAGGAACAGACTCAGCGTTAGCAAATGGTATCATGCACATTCTTATCAAAGAAGGCTATGTTGATAATGAATACGTACAAGCCCGTTGTAATAACTTTGAAGATTTAAAAGCAGCTGTTGAAAAATGGACGCCTGAACTTACTTCAGAAATTACAGGCGTTTCAATAGAAAAAATTATTAAAGCTGCCCATATATACGGCATGGCAGAAAAATCAATCGTCATGTTTGCTCGTGGTGTTGAACAGCAATCAAAAGGTGTAGACAACGTCGCACTTTACTCATCGATGGCCCTATTACGTGGTCAAATTGGGAAATTTGCTTCAGGCGTGGCAACCTTTACTGGTCAAGGTAACGGACAAGGTGGTCGTGAGCACGGACAAAAATCAGATTTGCTACCAGGTTACCGTAAGCTAACTGACCCAGAAGCAGTAGAGTACATTTCAGGAGTTTGGGGTATTGATCCGAACGAGATGCCACAACCCGGTGTATCTGCTTATGAAATGTTTGATGAAATTCAAAAAGGTAACATTCGTGCGATGCACGTTATTTGTAGTAACCCAGCCGTTTCAGCTCCCAACTTAGAATATATTTGGGCTGGTTTTGAAAAATTAGATTTCTTAGTGGTAAGTGACTTCTTCATGTCAGAAACAGCACAGTTCGCAGATGTTATATTACCAGCAACATCTTGGGCTGAAGATGAGGGAACAACAACGAATCTTGAAGGTCGCGTTATACGCATTCGTAAAGTAAAAGACCCAGTTGGGGAATCAAAAACAGATTGGGAAATCATGAGCCTTATCTCAGAGCGTATGGGCAAAGGCAAACATTTCTCTTATAAAAATGCACTGGAAATTTATGAAGAGTTTCGCGTAGCAACAAAAGGTGGAAAAGCCGATTATTACGGAATCACTTGGGATCGTATTGATAAAGAAGATGGCGTGTTTTGGCCCTGCCCTTCAGAGGATCATCCAGGCACACCAACGATGTTTAAAGAAAAATTTGGTACACCTGATGGAAAAGCGAATTTAGCAGTAGTGGATTGGAAAATGCCAGGTGAATATGCAACAGCAGACTATCCACACACATTAACAACAGGCCGTGTTGTATACCACTACTTATCTGGGAACCAAACAAGACGTGTCGACTTCTTAATGGACCAATGTCCAGAGCCATTTGCCGAAATGCATCCGGAACTGGCTAGTCAATATAACTTAAGAGATGGTGATCAAGTAAAGCTTGTGACTCGTCGTTCAGATATGACAGTACCAGTGAAAATTACAAAGGCAATTCGTAAAGACACAGTATTTGTTCCTTATCACTGGGGGGAGCAGTTAGCGGTAAATAAATTAACAAATCCATGTTTAGACCCGGTTTCTCGTATGCCTGAGTTTAAAGTTTGTGCGGTCAAAATGGAGAAGGCATAA
- a CDS encoding 4Fe-4S dicluster domain-containing protein: protein MNKIMYLEFERCIGCRACQAACRECGDHDAKERNYVEYVDFMESRQTYPMLCMQCKDPACARVCPANAIQITEEGVVLSAMEEKCIGCRNCTFGCPFGIPKFDFEENKMYKCDMCYDRSKYDIAPMCASVCPSDAIRFIDFEEMQSLRRRRTQMNLVEGKKPQEGNKWDYVPEFFGVYTD, encoded by the coding sequence ATGAACAAAATAATGTATTTAGAATTTGAACGTTGTATCGGTTGCCGCGCCTGTCAAGCGGCATGCCGGGAGTGTGGCGATCACGATGCAAAAGAGCGTAACTATGTTGAATACGTTGACTTTATGGAAAGTCGACAAACGTACCCGATGCTTTGTATGCAATGTAAAGATCCGGCATGTGCTCGTGTATGTCCAGCAAACGCGATTCAAATTACAGAAGAGGGCGTTGTGTTATCAGCAATGGAAGAAAAATGTATTGGTTGCCGTAACTGTACATTTGGCTGTCCATTTGGTATACCGAAGTTTGATTTTGAAGAGAATAAAATGTATAAGTGTGACATGTGCTATGACCGTTCTAAGTATGATATTGCTCCTATGTGCGCGTCTGTATGTCCTAGTGATGCAATTCGATTCATTGACTTTGAAGAAATGCAGTCGCTACGTCGTAGACGTACACAAATGAACCTTGTTGAAGGGAAAAAGCCACAAGAAGGTAACAAGTGGGACTACGTTCCTGAATTCTTTGGAGTATATACAGACTAA
- a CDS encoding Rieske 2Fe-2S domain-containing protein gives MSDEKKKLPRNTKDSQDDMINLVDNLNRDDDVRFNRRAFIKSAAGASVALGLATLPFSVLATRAGQEEESARVAIAKLKDLPKNESLKFNYPTEHEPAILVHTKAGELKAYNNKCTHLQCPVFYEKEEETLLCPCHKGYFSLETGHPVAGPPQRELPLIELEVEGDTIYAVGRKIRHG, from the coding sequence ATGTCTGATGAGAAAAAAAAGTTACCCCGAAATACAAAAGATTCACAAGACGACATGATTAACCTTGTGGACAATTTAAATCGCGATGATGATGTGCGTTTTAACCGTCGTGCTTTTATAAAATCAGCAGCTGGTGCATCGGTTGCGTTAGGCCTTGCCACTCTTCCCTTCTCTGTTCTTGCAACGAGAGCGGGGCAGGAAGAAGAATCAGCACGTGTAGCAATTGCTAAGCTAAAAGACTTGCCAAAAAATGAATCATTGAAATTTAACTACCCAACTGAACATGAGCCAGCTATTCTTGTTCATACGAAAGCTGGCGAATTGAAGGCGTATAATAATAAATGCACTCATCTACAGTGTCCCGTCTTTTATGAAAAAGAAGAAGAAACTCTATTATGTCCATGTCATAAAGGGTATTTCAGCTTAGAAACAGGACATCCTGTTGCAGGACCTCCACAGCGTGAGCTTCCTTTAATTGAGTTAGAAGTTGAAGGAGATACGATATACGCAGTAGGAAGGAAGATTCGTCATGGGTAA
- a CDS encoding MFS transporter, producing MARIQTWDVENPTFWQTEGKKHAQRNLWISVFSLMLAFIVWQIWSVTAVRLNDVGFNFTKNELFTLAALPGLVGATCRIFFTFMPGIVGGRNWTVFSTGILLIPAIGIGISVQNPDTSYMTMAILAALCGMGGGNFSSSMANISPFFPKKEKGTANGINAGLGNLGVSVVQFVTPIVIFVPWLGMLTGGAQTLPDGSEIFIQNAAFVWVLPIAIMTVLAFFGMDNLPGSKQSFKQQSVIFKEKHTWIMTWLYTMCFGSFIGFSAAFPLLLRNEFPEVNAASLAFLGPFVGAAIRPVGGWLSDKVGSGAKVTFWDIVAMIAATSGVLYFLNAHNFVGFLTMFIVLFFTTGIANGSTFRMIPFIFDGKKAALAAPVLGFTAAIAAYGAFFIPKIFGWVPANAALTGFIVFYAVSLVICWYYYSRKNAEVKC from the coding sequence ATGGCAAGAATTCAAACGTGGGATGTCGAGAATCCGACATTTTGGCAAACAGAAGGGAAAAAACATGCACAACGTAACCTTTGGATATCAGTATTTTCTTTAATGCTAGCTTTCATCGTATGGCAAATTTGGTCAGTAACTGCAGTGCGCTTAAACGATGTCGGCTTTAACTTTACAAAAAATGAATTATTCACATTAGCAGCTTTACCAGGGTTAGTAGGGGCAACATGTCGGATATTCTTTACGTTCATGCCTGGTATCGTTGGTGGTCGTAACTGGACAGTTTTCAGCACTGGTATTCTATTAATTCCAGCGATTGGAATTGGGATTTCCGTTCAGAATCCAGATACATCATACATGACAATGGCGATTTTAGCAGCACTTTGTGGAATGGGTGGCGGTAACTTCTCGTCATCAATGGCAAATATTAGCCCATTTTTCCCGAAAAAAGAAAAAGGAACAGCAAATGGTATTAATGCAGGTCTTGGTAACCTTGGAGTATCAGTTGTTCAATTCGTTACACCAATTGTAATCTTTGTTCCATGGTTAGGTATGTTAACAGGTGGTGCACAAACATTACCAGATGGATCAGAAATTTTCATTCAAAACGCAGCTTTTGTGTGGGTATTACCAATTGCAATCATGACAGTTCTAGCATTCTTTGGTATGGACAACCTACCAGGATCAAAGCAATCATTTAAACAGCAATCAGTTATTTTCAAAGAAAAGCATACTTGGATTATGACTTGGTTATACACAATGTGTTTCGGATCATTCATCGGTTTTTCGGCAGCATTCCCATTGTTACTCCGTAATGAGTTCCCTGAAGTAAATGCTGCAAGCTTAGCGTTCTTAGGGCCTTTCGTAGGGGCAGCAATTCGCCCCGTTGGTGGATGGTTATCAGATAAAGTAGGTAGTGGTGCAAAAGTAACATTCTGGGATATCGTAGCGATGATTGCAGCGACAAGTGGCGTACTTTACTTCTTAAACGCGCATAACTTCGTAGGATTCCTAACAATGTTTATCGTGTTGTTCTTTACAACAGGTATCGCAAATGGTTCTACATTCCGTATGATTCCATTCATCTTTGATGGTAAAAAAGCAGCTTTAGCAGCTCCAGTTCTTGGATTTACAGCAGCTATCGCAGCATACGGTGCATTCTTCATTCCGAAAATTTTCGGGTGGGTACCTGCTAATGCAGCACTAACTGGTTTCATCGTATTTTATGCAGTGAGCCTAGTAATTTGCTGGTATTACTATTCTCGTAAAAACGCAGAGGTTAAATGTTAA
- the fabV gene encoding enoyl-ACP reductase FabV encodes MIVQPIVTGNVARSAHPFGCQAAIEKQIDYVKQQGSFKGPKKVLILGASSSYGLASRIALAFGAGADTIGVSFERGITDDRLGTAGWWNNIFFKKAAEREGLLAKNFIGDAFSDEMRAQVINYIKAEFGGEIDLLIYSLASGFRKDPKTGSTYRSAIKPIGSAFTGTNVSLESAELFEQTIEAASEEEIEHTVKVMGGEDWELWVHALHDAGVLAEGFKTTLYSYIGPEATQAIYGEGTLGRAKRHTEETADRIDAFISDKIGGEGIVCVSKAVTTKASAVIPTFPVYASALYKIMTENGRHETPIMHKYRFLKDMLYGQKRETDEASRLRPDNWELDEGVQKHVKDIMKKVTPDNLRDITGFEMFKQEFLELNGFGLEGVDYNRPLDIDKLKAMLP; translated from the coding sequence ATGATAGTTCAACCAATTGTCACAGGAAATGTAGCAAGATCTGCCCATCCGTTTGGGTGTCAAGCTGCTATTGAAAAACAAATTGATTATGTAAAGCAGCAAGGCTCATTTAAGGGGCCGAAAAAAGTTCTTATTCTTGGTGCGTCATCAAGCTATGGATTGGCATCACGTATAGCACTAGCCTTCGGAGCAGGTGCTGATACGATCGGCGTTTCATTTGAAAGAGGTATTACAGACGACCGCCTAGGAACAGCGGGCTGGTGGAATAACATATTCTTTAAGAAGGCCGCAGAACGTGAAGGATTACTTGCAAAGAATTTTATCGGTGATGCCTTCTCAGATGAAATGAGAGCGCAAGTGATTAATTATATTAAAGCTGAATTCGGTGGAGAAATCGATCTGTTAATATATAGTTTAGCATCAGGTTTTCGTAAAGATCCGAAAACAGGCTCAACATATCGTTCTGCAATAAAACCGATCGGATCCGCATTCACGGGCACCAATGTCTCATTAGAGAGTGCGGAACTATTTGAACAAACTATTGAAGCAGCAAGTGAGGAAGAAATAGAGCACACTGTCAAAGTAATGGGTGGAGAAGACTGGGAGTTATGGGTGCATGCATTGCATGATGCTGGTGTATTAGCAGAAGGCTTCAAAACGACACTATATTCTTATATTGGGCCAGAGGCTACCCAAGCGATATATGGTGAAGGAACACTCGGGCGCGCGAAGCGTCATACAGAGGAGACAGCAGATCGAATTGATGCGTTCATAAGTGATAAAATCGGTGGAGAAGGCATTGTATGTGTAAGTAAGGCTGTGACTACGAAAGCAAGTGCTGTTATTCCAACTTTTCCGGTCTATGCGAGTGCGTTGTATAAAATTATGACGGAAAATGGTCGTCACGAAACACCAATTATGCATAAATATCGATTTTTAAAAGACATGTTATATGGTCAAAAGCGTGAAACAGATGAGGCTAGCCGTTTAAGACCTGATAATTGGGAGTTAGATGAAGGTGTCCAAAAGCATGTTAAGGATATTATGAAAAAAGTGACTCCGGACAATCTGCGGGATATCACGGGGTTTGAGATGTTTAAACAAGAGTTTTTGGAGTTAAACGGATTTGGACTAGAAGGTGTTGACTACAACCGTCCACTTGATATAGACAAATTGAAGGCGATGCTGCCATAA
- a CDS encoding acetyl-CoA hydrolase/transferase family protein, producing MSTVAMKEKFQELYRSKQVNVEQALEHVKSNDHIVSALAASEPREFLSRLHTIANRVEGVVVSTCLPILDYPYFSDPSYSNSFLMEGWFYTPTMRKMHTQKTVSYIPNHLHLAGTKRAFHRKPNIFVGTASTMDAQGYVSLSLGVTYEKEVAEQADIVILEINPNMPRTFGDTTLHISQVDHVIEVDYEVPQFPVQTPSEKDRVIGKYIADLIEDGSTIQLGIGGIPNAVSAELLGKKDLGIHTEMFTDGMVDLFEAGAITGRKKTLMPGKMVATFALGTKKLYDFIDDNPGVMIMNGSWVNDPYVIGQNYKMVSINTTLEIDLSGQCCSESLGHRQFSGTGGQADTAIGAQMSEGGKSIIALYSTANVRVPGSDERKTISKIVTRLAHGATVSLSRNDVDFVVTEYGVAALRGTSIRERVEKLIEIAHPDFRDQLRKEAAELMIW from the coding sequence GTGAGTACAGTCGCCATGAAGGAAAAATTTCAGGAGTTGTATCGGTCGAAACAAGTTAATGTAGAGCAGGCATTAGAGCATGTTAAATCAAACGATCACATCGTTAGTGCGCTCGCGGCATCTGAGCCAAGAGAGTTTTTATCTAGGCTTCACACAATTGCCAATCGTGTGGAGGGTGTTGTTGTTTCAACATGTTTACCAATTTTAGATTACCCTTACTTTTCTGATCCGTCGTATTCAAATAGCTTTTTGATGGAAGGTTGGTTTTACACGCCGACGATGCGCAAAATGCATACTCAAAAAACTGTTTCATATATCCCGAACCATTTACATTTAGCAGGAACGAAGCGAGCTTTTCATCGTAAACCTAACATATTTGTAGGTACAGCTTCTACGATGGATGCGCAGGGCTACGTATCACTATCATTAGGTGTAACGTATGAAAAAGAAGTGGCGGAACAGGCTGACATAGTAATCTTAGAAATAAATCCAAACATGCCTCGTACATTCGGTGATACAACGTTACACATTAGTCAAGTAGATCATGTGATTGAAGTAGATTATGAAGTCCCACAATTCCCGGTACAAACGCCGTCAGAAAAAGATAGAGTCATTGGTAAATATATTGCCGATTTAATTGAAGATGGATCTACTATTCAGCTCGGAATCGGAGGGATTCCAAATGCTGTGTCTGCTGAGCTTTTAGGTAAAAAGGATCTCGGCATTCACACAGAAATGTTCACAGATGGCATGGTCGATCTATTTGAGGCTGGTGCTATTACAGGTCGTAAAAAAACGTTAATGCCAGGAAAGATGGTAGCAACGTTTGCTCTAGGTACAAAGAAATTATATGACTTTATTGATGATAACCCAGGTGTCATGATCATGAACGGAAGTTGGGTAAATGATCCATATGTAATTGGTCAAAATTATAAAATGGTTTCCATTAATACAACATTGGAGATAGATTTATCAGGACAATGCTGCTCTGAATCACTAGGTCATCGACAGTTTAGTGGAACAGGAGGCCAAGCAGATACAGCAATAGGTGCACAAATGTCTGAAGGTGGAAAATCTATCATTGCTTTATACTCGACAGCCAATGTTCGCGTGCCAGGGAGTGATGAACGCAAAACAATATCCAAGATTGTGACCCGTCTTGCTCATGGCGCCACTGTATCACTCTCACGCAATGACGTTGATTTCGTTGTAACAGAGTATGGCGTTGCTGCATTACGAGGTACTTCGATAAGAGAAAGAGTAGAAAAATTAATAGAAATTGCCCACCCTGACTTCAGAGACCAACTTCGCAAAGAAGCTGCAGAACTGATGATTTGGTAG
- a CDS encoding CPBP family intramembrane glutamic endopeptidase, which yields MGIIVTSYHLWIGLITILLCLIFLYIGNVANRFLLSLFIAFLFSFFLFQLTTNVLNTYDLSREAKILINRCLLLLILIVVYITHKLQKKQISFYLQKPEFNNIIEFPFHSIKTSYFLLIGLIINVSIFVPFIVKENVIYLKSTFVFSLLFSLVNATLEELIWRGILLDSLKRYMSVLYAIIITSVGFGLLHLSIGISLLVSLLFSFGGLFYAFVVLKTNSIYPAIFFHFVINMGMVWSGWIL from the coding sequence ATGGGTATTATTGTTACGTCATATCATTTGTGGATTGGTTTAATCACGATACTTTTGTGTTTAATTTTTCTGTACATTGGAAATGTTGCAAACCGCTTTTTACTCTCTCTTTTTATTGCTTTTCTTTTTAGTTTTTTTCTATTTCAACTAACTACAAATGTTCTCAACACATATGATCTCTCAAGAGAGGCTAAAATTCTAATAAATAGATGTTTGTTGTTACTAATCTTAATAGTGGTATACATAACGCACAAGCTTCAAAAAAAACAAATCTCTTTTTATCTTCAAAAACCGGAATTCAATAATATTATAGAATTTCCTTTCCATTCAATAAAAACATCATACTTTTTATTAATTGGCTTAATAATTAATGTATCAATTTTTGTTCCATTTATTGTTAAGGAAAATGTTATATATCTTAAGTCTACTTTTGTTTTTAGTTTATTATTTTCTCTTGTTAATGCAACCTTAGAAGAACTTATATGGCGAGGCATTTTGCTAGATAGTCTGAAACGATATATGTCTGTTTTATATGCGATTATTATTACGAGTGTGGGGTTTGGTCTACTCCATCTTTCGATTGGAATATCACTATTAGTAAGTCTACTTTTTTCATTCGGAGGATTATTTTATGCCTTTGTAGTTTTAAAAACCAATAGTATATATCCTGCTATATTTTTTCATTTTGTTATTAATATGGGAATGGTGTGGAGTGGATGGATATTGTAA
- a CDS encoding MaoC family dehydratase: protein MSIAIGTKASISKTIAECDIYSFAGITGDFNPAHIDEEYAKTTPFQTRVAHGMLTGGLISAVLGMKLPGPGAIYVGQQLRFKKPVMIGDTVTAEVEAIELVDKGKYQLLVLRTNCFNQRGEIVVEGMAEVIPPQN from the coding sequence ATGAGTATTGCAATAGGTACGAAAGCATCTATATCTAAAACAATAGCAGAATGTGATATTTATAGTTTTGCAGGTATAACAGGTGATTTTAATCCAGCTCACATAGATGAAGAGTATGCCAAAACAACCCCATTTCAAACTAGAGTTGCTCATGGCATGTTAACAGGTGGGCTTATCTCGGCTGTACTCGGTATGAAGCTTCCGGGACCTGGTGCTATTTATGTTGGGCAACAGCTTCGTTTCAAGAAGCCTGTCATGATCGGCGATACGGTAACAGCTGAAGTAGAAGCAATTGAATTAGTTGATAAAGGCAAGTATCAGTTATTAGTTTTAAGAACAAATTGTTTTAATCAACGAGGAGAAATTGTGGTGGAGGGAATGGCTGAAGTTATTCCACCACAAAACTAG